From a single Kitasatospora azatica KCTC 9699 genomic region:
- a CDS encoding LOG family protein → MTGTSAQDGADGRRFGHGPELVDEAAPLAEPHKKAWPEKQKGPVLLRREQVGTSTTDQRLLDTTGPTDWLHTDPWRVWRITSEFVEGFGALAELPVAVSVFGSARTPVDSAEYKAGVAIGRALAEAGYAVITGGGPGAMEAANRGASEGGGLSVGLGIELPFEQGLNEYVDLGLNFRYFFVRKTMFVKYAQGFVVLPGGLGTLDELFEALTLVQTKKVTRFPVILFGSAYWSGLVAWLKDTLVAQGKASEADLELFHITDDVDEVLKIMAESRRPNGQEI, encoded by the coding sequence GGTGGACGAGGCCGCACCACTGGCCGAGCCGCACAAGAAGGCCTGGCCGGAGAAGCAGAAGGGCCCGGTGCTGCTGCGCCGGGAGCAGGTCGGCACCAGCACCACCGACCAGCGCCTGCTGGACACCACCGGGCCGACCGACTGGCTGCACACCGACCCGTGGCGGGTCTGGCGGATCACCTCGGAGTTCGTCGAGGGCTTCGGCGCGCTCGCCGAACTCCCGGTCGCGGTCAGCGTCTTCGGCTCGGCCCGGACCCCGGTGGACTCGGCCGAGTACAAGGCGGGCGTGGCGATCGGCCGAGCCCTGGCCGAGGCCGGCTACGCGGTGATCACCGGCGGCGGCCCCGGCGCGATGGAGGCCGCCAACCGCGGCGCCTCGGAGGGCGGCGGGCTGAGCGTCGGGCTCGGCATCGAGCTGCCGTTCGAGCAGGGGCTCAACGAGTACGTCGACCTCGGGCTGAACTTCCGTTACTTCTTCGTCCGCAAGACCATGTTCGTCAAGTACGCGCAGGGTTTCGTGGTGCTGCCCGGTGGGCTCGGCACGCTGGACGAGCTGTTCGAGGCGCTCACCCTGGTGCAGACGAAGAAGGTCACCCGCTTCCCGGTGATCCTGTTCGGCAGCGCCTACTGGAGCGGTCTGGTGGCCTGGCTCAAGGACACCCTGGTGGCGCAGGGCAAGGCCTCCGAGGCCGACCTGGAGCTCTTCCACATCACTGACGACGTGGACGAGGTGCTGAAGATCATGGCCGAGAGTCGCCGGCCCAACGGCCAGGAGATCTGA